A single genomic interval of Macadamia integrifolia cultivar HAES 741 chromosome 6, SCU_Mint_v3, whole genome shotgun sequence harbors:
- the LOC122082876 gene encoding uncharacterized protein LOC122082876 — protein sequence MGNRRFKQVSRLSTSDVEDEGEAQPSQRPSSSSNPETNEKKKMKLAGEDSESNENKDEALQEGAKPIGEVIKYTGKGRGRRPHYNAFEFDGNRFELEDPVLLTPEDADQKPYVAIIKDIEQTSDGSVMVTGQWFYRPEEAEKKGGGSWEPRDTRELFYSFHRDAVPAESIMHKCVVHFVPLHKQLPQRSRHPGFIIQKVYDIVEKKLWKLTDKDYEDTKQHEIDLLVQKTRERLGELPDVEPEDAPAEQEEPLKNKRSLRKKNMSPLDVSREDDEATRSNSRTETPGSVANDASEFYSILANFKALTGDSYRDKCLERLLQAVQYVCDPKGDVQVDDKEKAGPACTDRASSGSNLTETADGSQESMKGDEAMRWPDAAVSAVTALERVSHETLASDFTKYNQKMRQLVFNLKSNSMLAKRLVKRELEPSTILNMSPTELKDGFTAEETAKKPEESEHVQVINFFVLMKFWKKTKARSCQEKAL from the exons ATGGGGAACCGGAGGTTCAAACAGGTCTCTAGACTCTCAACCAGCGAtgtagaagatgagggagaagcCCAACCTTCACAGCGTCCTTCGTCTTCTTCAAATCCTGAAACTAAcgagaaaaaaaagatgaaacttGCGGGAGAAGATTCTGAGAGCAACGAAAATAAAGATGAAGCGTTGCAAGAGGGCGCGAAGCCGATCGGAGAAGTAATCAAGTATACTGGCAAAGGCAGAGGACGGCGACCTCACTACAATGCTTTCGAGTTCGATGGTAATCGATTCGAGCTG GAAGATCCAGTACTTTTAACACCTGAGGATGCAGATCAGAAGCCTTATGTCGCTATCATTAAG gATATTGAACAAACCAGTGATGGGAGTGTGATGGTTACTGGGCAGTGGTTCTATCGTCCTGAGGAGGCAGAAAAAAAGGGTGGAGGAAGCTGGGAACCACGTGATACTAGAGAGCTGTTCTACAGTTTCCATCGAGATGCTGTTCCAGCTGAATCTATAATGCACAAATGTGTGGTGCATTTTGTGCCCTTGCACAAGCAGCTTCCACAACGCTCACGGCATCCTGGTTTTATCATCCAAAAAGTGTATGATATTGTAGAGAAAAAACTTTGGAAATTAACGGATAAAGACTATGAGGACACCAAGCAGCATGAAATCGATCTTCTAGTTCAGAAAACTCGAGAGCGTCTGGGAGAACTTCCTGATGTCGAGCCTGAAGATGCCCCTGCTGAACAGGAAGAGCCATTGAAGAATAAGCGTTCCCtcagaaagaaaaatatgtCTCCCCTTGATGTGTCGAGGGAAGATGATGAGGCCACCAGGTCCAATTCAAGAACAGAAACACCAGGAAGTGTTGCCAATGATGCTTCGGAGTTTTATTCAATATTAGCAAACTTCAAGGCTTTAACTGGAGATTCGTATCGTGACAAATGTTTGGAGAGACTTCTTCAAGCAGTTCAGTATGTATGCGACCCAAAAGGTGATGTGCAGGTTGATGATAAAGAAAAAGCTGGACCTGCGTGCACTGATCGTGCTTCAAGTGGCAGCAATCTCACAGAAACTGCGGATGGCTCTCAGGAGAGTATGAAG GGTGATGAAGCAATGCGCTGGCCAGATGCTGCTGTGTCAGCAGTAACCGCTCTTGAGAGGGTCTCACATGAAACTCTTGCCTCCGATTTTACGAAGTATAACCAAAAGATGAGACAGCTAGTTTTCAACCTTAAG AGCAATTCGATGTTAGCGAAACGTTTGGTGAAAAGAGAGTTGGAACCTTCAACAATTCTTAACATGTCGCCTACTGAACTAAAG gATGGTTTTACAGCAGAAGAAACTGCAAAGAAGCCTGAAGAATCCGAGCACGTGCAGgtcattaatttttttgttcttatgaaattttggaaaaaaaccaAAGCACGGTCCTGCCAAGAGAAGGCTCTTTGA